The following are from one region of the Coffea eugenioides isolate CCC68of chromosome 2, Ceug_1.0, whole genome shotgun sequence genome:
- the LOC113759083 gene encoding B3 domain-containing protein Os01g0234100-like, with protein sequence MAISQFSPSKRSQYDPSTKLKQRKASEFKKKLVKKNPCGTQHDKINKGETHNIEKPLISYKKIGDKTADHSAYGKPKSSALHRAHEVQAKLPSNFPSCVKHMLRSHVTGGFWLSLPKQFCDIHLPKKNDIVVLVDENGEEYKTKYLVEKNGLSGGWRGFSIAHNLLEGDVLVFQLIKPCVLKVYIVRANGLTELDGAICLLNLDFQDKSIDNEENEDVKNCKTAELDYSGPLANVLERGIVAVSSGHMPESARSANDNNELSLEVLDGVRFSESDMQFKDVKDFNGFSILVDGLVIDSEIPLHLRAKYYQLCCSQNSFLHDHLIKGLNCKLAAGIISETVNIADAIRAAKLKTSCEYLQTWDKTLKAFEDMGMAVEFLRARIKALISLPTEQEESMKSKTAERAQLQEEMRNLETKLLNVKEVIRTLDADIKALEVQEENLEEIFKEKVTAPW encoded by the exons ATGGCCATCTCTCAGTTTTCTCCTTCTAAGAGAAGCCAATACGATCCGTCCACCAAG CTGAAACAGAGGAAGGCCTCGGAGTTCAAGAAGAAGCTGGTGAAGAAAAACCCTTGTGGCACTCAACATGACAAAATCAACAAA GGGGAAACTCACAACATCGAGAAGCCGTTAATAAG CTATAAAAAGATCGGGGACAAAACCGCTGATCATTCGGCTTATGGAAAACCCAAATCCTCTGCCCTTCACAGAGCACACGAGGTTCAAGCTAAGCTGCCATCTAATTTTCCTTCTTGTGTGAAGCACATGCTCCGATCTCATGTTACCGGTGGATTTTGGTTG AGTTTGCCTAAGCAATTCTGCGATATCCATTTGCCCAAGAAAAATGATATCGTTGTTTTGGTGGACGAAAATGGAGAAGAATACAAAACAAAATACCTGGTGGAGAAGAACGGATTGAGTGGTGGATGGAGAGGTTTCTCTATTGCACACAACTTGCTTGAGGGGGATGTCCTAGTTTTCCAATTGATTAAACCTTGTGTACTTAAG GTTTACATTGTTAGAGCAAATGGCTTGACAGAACTCGATGGAGCCATCTGCCTTCTGAATTTGGATTTTCAAGATAAATCAATTGATAATG aagaaaatgaagatgtGAAGAACTGTAAGACAGCAGAGCTAGACTACTCGGGACCTCTCGCTAATGTTCTTGAGAGAGGCATAGTTGCAGTAAGTTCAGGCCACATGCCGGAATCAGCCCGATCAGCTAACGATAACAACGAATTAAGTCTGGAGGTTTTGGATGGCGTTAGATTTTCAGAATCGGATATGCAGTTCAAAGATGTGAAGGATTTCAATGGTTTCAGCATTCTTGTGGATGGCCTAGTCATAGACTCAGAGATACCTCTGCACCTACGAGCCAAGTATTATCAGCTCTGCTGCAGTCAAAATTCATTCCTTCATGATCATCTCATCAAGGGGCTGAACTGCAAGCTGGCTGCTGGAATAATTTCTGAAACAGTTAACATTGCAGATGCAATTAGAGCAGCCAAGCTGAAGACTTCTTGCGAGTACCTCCAAACATGGGACAAAACTCTCAAGGCTTTCGAGGATATGGGCATGGCGGTTGAATTTTTGCGTGCACGAATAAAGGCACTTATTTCTCTTCCAACCGAACAAGAAGAGAGCATGAAATCAAAGACAGCTGAGAGAGCTCAATTACAAGAGGAGATGAGAAATCTTGAAACCAAGCTTTTGAACGTGAAAGAGGTAATCAGGACTCTTGATGCTGATATAAAGGCTCTCGAGGTCCAAGAGGAAAATCTCGAGGAAATATTCAAGGAAAAAGTAACTGCACCTTGGTAA
- the LOC113763882 gene encoding B3 domain-containing protein Os06g0194400-like, with translation MEAEKLIGEQQNQKEHRTQNCIENEQTSVKRRKRKKKDEMPMEKKKKVIAGNPKAPKSKSKKVDSDTGKNSRCIKRKRTGMNEIYDDVESKFTVMERAAKVLASMEDGAPYFLKCMLPSNVTYSFWLIIPRKFGSLHLPSQDSTVILVDEWGKEYKTTYLIDRNGLSAGWRGFSMSHRLLKGDILIFRLIGHCKLKVHIVRVHGLDVVNAAACLMNLDAFGTMDSDPVKQDYRKRKRTKKYADCSVFDAPRIPDKVQEKGKMVLKSDLVPVEDQSENTSDGFGSEVLEGSGMTDHLLSGDHHHTEASFLHEHPCEGVVCR, from the exons ATGGAGGCTGAGAAATTGATTGGCGAACAACAAAATCAGAAAGAGCATAGGACCCAAAACTGTATTGAAAATGAGCAAACATCTGTTAAACGAAGG aagaggaagaagaaggacgAGATGCCcatggaaaagaagaaaaaggtgaTTGCAGGAAACCCAAAAGCTCCTAAATCGAAATCGAAGAAA GTTGACTCAGATACTGGAAAGAACTCACGATG CATTAAACGAAAGCGAACTGGGATGAACGAAATATATGATGATGTTGAATCTAAGTTTACCGTTATGGAGCGAGCAGCAAAAGTTCTGGCAAGTATGGAGGATGGAGCCCCTTACTTTTTAAAGTGTATGCTCCCTTCAAATGTCACTTACAGCTTTTGGTTG ATTATTCCTAGGAAATTCGGCAGCTTACATCTGCCGAGTCAGGATTCCACTGTTATTTTGGTCGATGAATGGGGAAAAGAATATAAGACAACATATCTTATTGATAGGAATGGACTAAGTGCTGGTTGGAGGGGGTTCTCCATGTCTCACAGATTACTGAAGGGAGACATTCTGATCTTCCGTTTGATTGGACATTGCAAGTTGAAG GTGCACATAGTAAGAGTACATGGTTTGGATGTAGTAAATGCAGCTGCTTGCCTCATGAACTTGGATGCTTTTGGAACAATGGATTCTG ATCCTGTGAAGCAGGATTATAGGAAGCGGAAAAGAACAAAGAAGTATGCAGACTGTTCTGTGTTTGATGCCCCTAGAATACCAGACAAAGTTCAAGAAAAGGGCAAGATGGTGCTGAAATCTGACCTTGTGCCTGTGGAAGATCAATCTGAAAACACCAGTGATGGTTTTGGGTCTGAAGTACTAGAAG GTTCTGGAATGACTGACCACCTTTTATCCGGTGACCACCATCACACTGAAGCATCATTTTTGCATGAGCATCCCTGTGAAGGTGTCGTGTGTCGGTAA
- the LOC113759073 gene encoding B3 domain-containing protein Os06g0194400-like, giving the protein MVGMHDLCGQIKVTSSVMQRAEAVQETLDAKFPSFVKPMIRSNVKKGFWLSLPRLFCKLHLPDHDTTIVLEDENRKEYITKYLAQRRGLSAGWMGFSIAHKLVEGDVLVFHMVNANKLKVYVIRSSRLAEVDAALCLLQLEGPATGNESGHRGDDCGDPQPTGEKSKSCSQPECENISDKDMLDNNLGLVMGRPESIDEHLQLALEGRRGSFSGLHYRD; this is encoded by the exons ATGGTAGGGATGCATGATCTTTGTGGTCAAATTAAGGTTACATCATCAGTTATGCAGCGAGCTGAAGCAGTCCAAGAAACTCTTGATGCCAAGTTTCCTAGTTTTGTCAAGCCAATGATCCGATCTAATGTTAAAAAAGGTTTCTGGCTG TCTCTTCCAAGGCTATTCTGCAAGCTTCATTTGCCTGATCATGACACAACAATTGTTTTGGAGGATGAGAATCGTAAAGAGTACATCACGAAATATCTTGCTCAAAGAAGGGGCCTTAGTGCTGGATGGATGGGCTTTTCAATTGCACACAAGTTAGTTGAGGGAGATGTTCTGGTATTTCATATGGTTAATGCCAACAAACTAAAG GTATACGTAATAAGATCCAGTCGTTTGGCCGAAGTTGATGCAGCTCTTTGTCTTTTGCAATTAGAGGGCCCTGCAACGGGAAACGAATCTG GACATAGAGGCGATGATTGCGGAGATCCCCAACCTACTGGAGAAAAGAGTAAAAGTTGTTCACAACCAGAGTGCGAGAACATTTCTGACAAGGATATGCTAGATAACAATTTGGGGCTGGTGATGGGTCGTCCTGAGAGCATTGACGAGCACCTTCAGCTAGCTCTGGAAGGAAGAAGAGGCTCCTTTTCTGGTCTTCACTATCGAGATTGA